DNA from Leptospira mayottensis 200901116:
TCCCTTGGAATCCGTAAACTTGTAGATCACGGGGCTGGTGAAATTTTGAACCGATGTTCCCGAAATTTGTGATTCTCCATTCACTTCCAGTTTGGAATTTTCCGGAATCAAAAAATTGGGCTTTAAGGCGGTAAGATCGGTTCCATTCGGAACCGCAACGCTAACCGTGGATGTGGGTTGATTCTCGGTAATTCCTCCAGCGCAGATTCCTACGATGCAATAAAATGGAAAAGACATGGAAAGATTTAAAGCGAACGCTTGGATTCCGTCGGCGCGAGGCTGTAAAACTCTAGGATGAGAAACGGCGGAGACCGCAACAAGAAGTTGTTCTTCACAGTTTTGACAGTCTTCTTTCGTGGGGAAAACGGTATCAGTGACGAGTTTAGAAAGAGGATTTAAAAAACAGTTCACAAAAAATCCGCAGACAAAGAGGGGCAAAATAGTTCGAAGAATTCTTCTCATACTAAAATTTTCCAGTAAAAGCAGTGTATACCGATTGGAAATAACTTTCAGCTAAAAAAGGGCTTTTAACAAACGCATAATAAAAAAAATTTACGAAATCATTAAACGGACTTCGTTTAGGATTTTTGAATACAGTAAGAAAACACGTTCTTTTGGTTTTGTAAACTTATGAAACTTCAGATTTCGCCGAAAGATCTAGGAGACTTGTGGTTTCAGGGATCCGGTACGTTAAAACTGAAATTTTCGAAAACGTCTATCGGAGCTTTTTTATAAATCAATGCATCTGAGCCGTTTTCATAATAATGTTTTCTTACATGAATTTTTTGGAATCCGCAGGACTCATACAAAGCGATTGCTGGAGAATTTGTAGAATTGACTTCCAGAAAAAATGTTTTGTCCTTTTCGAAACTTAGAAGATGCTCCAAAAGTTCTTTTCCTTTGCCTTGCCTTCTCTGACGGGAATACACTGCGATTCGATAGATTTCTATCTCATCACCCGCGAGTTTATAGAGAATGTAACAGAGAT
Protein-coding regions in this window:
- a CDS encoding GNAT family N-acetyltransferase, producing the protein MDIKILNKTDLDWLFTLEENCFGSHAWTKEMLYSHLREFSGIGSTDLCYILYKLAGDEIEIYRIAVYSRQRRQGKGKELLEHLLSFEKDKTFFLEVNSTNSPAIALYESCGFQKIHVRKHYYENGSDALIYKKAPIDVFENFSFNVPDP